The Arachis ipaensis cultivar K30076 chromosome B07, Araip1.1, whole genome shotgun sequence genome includes a window with the following:
- the LOC107607097 gene encoding uncharacterized protein LOC107607097 codes for MLRHFTNGKELVRHVVTRFATSFLSLERLYEEKGNLRRMFTSDEWAKNKLSKEAKGREATKIVIMPSFWNHVKYTLKIMGPLVRVLRLVDGETKPPMGYIYEAMEKAKECIMKTFLNDETGHFLNPELFYDNPRIELDLEVTKGWFECITRLVPSQAVQQKILEEQALYKAGYGLFGLDFAKSQRKKISPAFWWRTYGHEAPNMRDLAIKILSLTCSASGCEHNWSIFEHIHTKKRNRLDHERMESLVFIKYNQQLIERYNLKDEVDPIALNDIDECNEWLVGEIGTATFREDSVDDDADFVHQDDNTLSWNLVFEAMGGHDPTTNTRR; via the exons ATGTTGAGACACTTCACAAATGGCAAGGAGTTGGTAAGGCATGTAGTCACCCGATTTGCCACTTCATTTCTCTCTTTGGAAAGGCTTTATGAGGAGAAAGGAAATTTGAGAAGAATGTTCACCTCGGATGAATGGGCAAAGAATAAGTTGTCAAAGGAGGCAAAGGGGAGGGAGGCAACAAAGATTGTTATCATGCCCTCTTTTTGGAATCATGTCAAGTACACCCTTAAGATCATGGGCCCTCTTGTTCGGGTGCTTAGACTTGTTGATGGAGAGACGAAGCCACCAATGGGATATATTTATGAAGCAATGGAGAAGGCAAAGGAATGCATCATGAAAACATTTCTTAATGATGAGA CCGGTCATTTTCTAAATCCCGAGTTGTTTTATGACAACCCTCGGATTGAGCTGGATTTAGAAGTTACAAAGGGGTGGTTTGAGTGCATCACTAGATTGGTGCCAAGTCAAGCTGTGCAACAGAAGATATTGGAGGAGCAAGCACTATACAAGGCCGGCTATGGACTTTTTGGATTAGATTTTGCAAAATCTCAAAGGAAAAAGATTTCACCCG caTTTTGGTGGCGGACATATGGGCATGAAGCTCCAAACATGCGAGACCTTGCTATCAAGATCTTGAGCTTGACTTGTAGTGCTTCTGGATGTGAGCACAATTGGAGTATATTTGAGCACATTCATACTAAGAaaagaaataggcttgatcatGAAAGGATGGAGAGTTTGGTCTTCATAAAGTATAACCAACAACTCATCGAGAGGTACAACCTCAAAGATGAAGTTGACCCTATTGCACTCAATGATATTGATGAGTGTAATGAGTGGTTAGTGGGAGAAATTGGGACTGCCACCTTTCGAGAAGATAGTGTGGATGATGATGCTGATTTCGTTCATCAAGATGACAACACTTTGAGTTGGAACCTTGTTTTTGAAGCAATGGGAGGACATGATCCTACAACAAATACTAGAAGATAA
- the LOC110264956 gene encoding uncharacterized protein LOC110264956 translates to MSTSRQVLDSNAPTPASAGPTVGAAPVGPAPAAAVRSNRVDPGWKYISTVEEGNTNDTVCTFCGKIMKGGITRAKEHLMIKPGNVAGCKMVPKDVIAELWEYYHKKKRGRQSATPESTEEQSVNARKLDLESLGFGLSEEDAQEIDEPYNPAPMAAARGGASSARGGATSMRGPMDLFVRKPETAIARSKREKLRQ, encoded by the coding sequence ATGTCCACTTCTAGACAAGTCCTTGATTCTAATGCTCCTACCCCTGCCTCTGCTGGTCCCACTGTTGGTGCTGCCCCTGTTGGTCCTGCTCCCGCTGCAGCTGTCCGCTCTAATAGAGTTGACCCAGGCTGGAAATATATTAGTACAGTAGAAGAAGGAAATACCAATGACACCGTATGTACTTTTTGTGGAAAAATTATGAAAGGAGGCATCACACGGGCAAAAGAGCACTTAATGATCAAGCCTGGAAACGTTGCTGGATGTAAAATGGTTCCAAAAGATGTTATTGCTGAATTATGGGAGTATTACCATAAAAAAAAACGAGGAAGACAAAGTGCCACCCCGGAAAGCACCGAAGAACAGAGTGTCAATGCTAGGAAACTTGACTTAGAGAGTTTGGGGTTTGGATTGTCGGAGGAAGATGCTCAAGAGATTGATGAACCTTATAATCCAGCTCCAATGGCAGCAGCTAGAGGGGGTGCAAGTAGTGCTAGAGGGGGTGCAACTAGCATGAGAGGTCCAATGGACTTGTTTGTTAGAAAACCTGAAACTGCCATTGCAAGAAGCAAAAGAGAGAAATTGAGGCAATAG
- the LOC107607096 gene encoding uncharacterized protein LOC107607096 codes for MLAGVCGNDSHYEWDDRAVIMVEGLQGDGAANVGANDAFIDGANSENSEVNEELANKSLETNLSGGRIRDREGYLREEGNGMDDEDRDNNCSRGLRGDGKCRMVKDLRRKHRLNMLGVVETKMQTVTRFDVLKFWGNDAGWEYVESIGASGGILLIWDDVWFKRKNCYKGERWLCVEGVFSENNVNCAFFLVYGAHTRDEKLVVWKELSYVARLCQCPYCFLGDFNEIVQVEERRGYESLPLSAEDFKNWINDMDLVDLPITDQKFTWFRGWSCSRIDRALRPKDGPRPFRSLDSWFTHEGFLRLVKEEWIGLGEVRFTDKLKALSVPMKRWHRDKFGDMDNKIMKFEKEIKKIDDMVGDREYDGTVEARRWALVASCEKWYVRKELHWKQMSRSSHARYMDKNTRYFHNLASARRRNNRIDALVINGRLIRNQARIKLAIRGFYKELYHQEKSPKVGFRDGLVKMISEEDALALERLSTPEEVREAV; via the exons ATGCTGGCAGGGGTTTGTGGTAATGATTCACACTATGAATGGGATGATAGAGCAGTGATAATGGTTGAGGGGCTGCAAGGGGATGGGGCTGCAAACGTAGGGGCCAATGATGCTTTTATTGATGGAGCCAACTCTGAAAATAGTGAGGTTAATGAAGAATTAGCCAATAAAAGCCTAGAAACTAACCTCTCTGGCGGCAGAATTCGTGATAGGGAAGGCTACTTGCGAGAAGAAGGGAACGGTATGGATGACGAGGATAGGGACAATAATTGTTCAAG ggggctAAGGGGTGATGGGAAGTGTAGGATGGTAAAAGACCTTAGGAGGAAACACAGGTTGAACATGTTAGGTGTAGTTGAGACGAAAATGCAGACAGTAACAAGGTTTGATGTGTTGAAATTTTGGGGAAATGATGCAGGGTGGGAGTATGTAGAGTCTATTGGAGCATCTGGAGGTATATTGTTAATATGGGATGATGTTTGGTTTAAAAGGAAAAATTGTTATAAAGGTGAGAGATGGCTGTGTGTTGAGGGGGTTTTCTCAGAGAATAATGTTAACTGTGCATTTTTCTTGGTTTATGGTGCTCATACTCGAGATGAGAAACTTGTTGTGTGGAAAGAGTTGAGTTACGTAGCTAGGCTGTGTCAATGTCCCTACTGCTTCTTGGGGGACTTTAATGAAATTGTACAAGTAGAGGAGAGGCGAGGTTATGAAAGCCTACCTTTGTCGGCAGAAGATTTCAAGAATTGGATAAACGACATGGATTTGGTGGACTTGCCGATTACTGACCAGAAGTTTACATGGTTTAGAGGATGGTCCTGCAGTCGTATTGATAGAGCACTG AGACCTAAGGATGGACCAAGACCATTCCGAAGTTTGGATTCGTGGTTTACACATGAAGGTTTTCTAAGGTTGGTTAAGGAGGAATGGATAGGGTTAGGAGAGGTACGATTCACGGATAAACTGAAGGCTTTGTCTGTTCCGATGAAAAGATGGCATAGAGATAAGTTTGGTGACATGGACAACAAAATCATGAAATTTGAGAAAGAGATTAAGAAGATAGATGATATGGTGGGTGACAGGGAGTATGATGGTACGGTTGAAGCAAGAAGGTGGGCACTAGTGGCATCTTGTGAGAAATGGTATGTGAGGAAAGAAttacattggaagcagatgtcaagGTCTAGCCACGCGAGGTATATGGATAAGAATACGAGATACTTTCACAATTTAGCTTCTGCGAGAAGGAGGAATAATAGGATCGATGCTCTGGTTATTAACGGAAGATTGATAAGGAATCAAGCTAGGATTAAGCTTGCCATTAGGGGGTTTTATAAGGAGTTGTATCACCAAGAGAAGTCTCCTAAGGTGGGATTCAGAGATGGTTTGGTAAAAATGATCAGTGAGGAAGACGCATTGGCTTTAGAGAGATTATCGACACCCGAGGAGGTTAGAGAGGCAGTTTGA